A portion of the Clostridium gelidum genome contains these proteins:
- the gpmI gene encoding 2,3-bisphosphoglycerate-independent phosphoglycerate mutase → MSKKPVMLMILDGFGIAPKSEGNAVTLAKKPNLDKLFEKYPTSQLQASGMPVGLPEGQMGNSEVGHLNIGSGRIVYQELTRITKAISDGDFFENEALKIAMDNAKKSGSALHLMGLLSDGGVHSHIDHLRGLLEFAKKEGVQNVYLHAFMDGRDVPPSSGKKFVEKTEKIMAEVGVGKIATISGRYYAMDRDNRWERVELAYNALVLGKGETANSAVEAMENSYHDNKTDEFVLPTVIIEGGKIKNEDSVIFFNFRPDRAREITRAINDKEFAGFKRETLNLTFVTMTQYDKTLEGVNVAYTPQTLANTLGEYVSSKGLNQLRIAETEKYAHVTFFFNGGVEKENPGEDRIVIPSPKVATYDLKPEMSAYEVTEELLARLDSDKYDMIILNFANPDMVGHTGIVEAAVKAIEAVDECVGNVVNKVLEKDGCVFITADHGNAETMIDFSTGTPFTAHTTQPVPFVWVSNHAENKKLNDGKLADIAPTMLNQLGLEVPAEMTGDNLVVNK, encoded by the coding sequence ATGTCAAAAAAACCTGTTATGTTAATGATATTAGACGGTTTTGGAATTGCACCAAAATCAGAAGGAAATGCTGTAACTTTAGCAAAGAAGCCTAATTTAGATAAATTATTTGAAAAATATCCTACTTCACAATTACAAGCAAGTGGAATGCCAGTTGGATTACCAGAAGGTCAAATGGGTAATTCAGAAGTTGGACATTTAAATATTGGATCAGGTAGAATAGTATACCAAGAATTAACTAGAATTACAAAAGCAATTTCAGATGGAGATTTCTTTGAAAATGAAGCTCTTAAGATAGCTATGGATAATGCAAAGAAAAGTGGATCAGCTTTGCACTTAATGGGACTTTTATCAGACGGTGGGGTTCACTCGCATATTGATCATTTAAGAGGACTATTAGAATTTGCTAAAAAAGAAGGAGTTCAAAATGTTTATCTTCATGCCTTTATGGATGGAAGAGATGTACCACCTTCATCAGGAAAAAAATTTGTAGAAAAAACTGAGAAAATTATGGCTGAAGTAGGCGTAGGTAAGATTGCTACTATAAGTGGTAGATATTATGCTATGGATAGAGATAACAGATGGGAAAGAGTTGAACTTGCATATAATGCATTAGTTTTAGGAAAAGGTGAAACTGCAAATAGCGCAGTAGAAGCTATGGAAAATTCATATCACGATAATAAAACTGATGAATTTGTTCTACCAACAGTAATAATTGAAGGTGGGAAAATTAAAAATGAAGATTCAGTTATATTCTTTAACTTTAGACCAGATAGAGCTAGAGAAATAACTAGAGCTATTAACGATAAAGAATTTGCTGGATTTAAGAGAGAAACTTTAAATCTTACTTTTGTAACAATGACTCAATATGATAAGACTTTAGAAGGCGTAAATGTTGCATATACTCCACAAACTTTAGCTAATACTCTTGGAGAATATGTAAGTAGTAAGGGGTTAAATCAATTAAGGATTGCTGAAACTGAAAAATATGCCCATGTTACTTTCTTCTTTAATGGAGGAGTAGAAAAAGAAAATCCAGGTGAAGATAGAATAGTAATTCCTTCACCAAAGGTTGCAACTTATGACTTAAAGCCAGAAATGAGTGCATATGAAGTAACAGAAGAATTATTAGCTAGATTAGATAGTGATAAATATGACATGATAATCTTAAACTTTGCAAATCCAGATATGGTTGGTCATACAGGAATTGTTGAAGCAGCTGTTAAAGCAATAGAAGCAGTTGATGAATGTGTGGGTAATGTTGTAAATAAGGTATTAGAAAAGGATGGATGTGTGTTTATTACTGCAGACCATGGTAATGCTGAAACTATGATAGATTTCTCAACAGGAACTCCATTCACAGCTCATACTACACAACCAGTACCATTTGTTTGGGTATCAAATCATGCAGAAAATAAGAAGTTAAATGATGGAAAACTTGCTGATATTGCACCAACAATGTTAAATCAATTAGGTCTTGAAGTACCTGCTGAGATGACTGGAGACAATTTAGTAGTAAATAAATAA
- a CDS encoding protein kinase family protein produces the protein MKKNFAYSADFDEITENLFREANYLGQGNNGVVYELPNKKAIKIFLRKKVCNDEGNILAKTNGSKYFPHLYKRGKFYVIRDMVEGNRLDKYIKKNGLSQRLIENIYDLLLEFKRLEFKKIDIRCKDIYVSDNEKIMIIDPKKAYTRKVDHPRHLMKGLNRIGVLEEFFNGIRKIDSKITISWELKFKRYCERSNLSRIE, from the coding sequence ATGAAAAAAAATTTTGCATACTCTGCTGATTTTGATGAAATTACTGAAAATTTATTTAGAGAAGCTAATTATCTCGGGCAAGGGAATAATGGAGTGGTGTACGAATTACCAAATAAAAAAGCTATTAAAATATTTTTGAGAAAAAAGGTATGTAATGATGAAGGAAATATTCTTGCTAAAACTAATGGATCTAAATATTTTCCGCATTTGTATAAAAGGGGGAAATTCTATGTCATAAGAGACATGGTAGAAGGCAACAGACTTGACAAATATATAAAGAAAAATGGGCTGAGTCAAAGATTAATCGAAAATATATATGATTTACTATTAGAATTTAAAAGGCTTGAATTTAAAAAAATAGATATTAGATGCAAAGATATTTATGTATCAGATAATGAAAAGATTATGATAATAGACCCTAAAAAAGCATATACTAGAAAAGTTGATCATCCAAGGCATTTAATGAAAGGATTAAATAGAATTGGAGTATTAGAAGAATTTTTTAATGGTATAAGAAAAATAGATTCAAAGATAACAATATCATGGGAATTGAAATTTAAAAGGTATTGTGAAAGGTCAAATTTATCTAGAATAGAATAG
- the eno gene encoding phosphopyruvate hydratase — protein sequence MKDYLEIVDVVARQILDSRCFPTVEVEVYLEDGTMGRAAVPSGASTGMYEAVELRDGDKDKFLGKGVLNAVKNVNDTIAEELIGTNVYEQTYIDKMLIELDGTNNKEKLGANAILGVSLAVANAAANSLNMPLYRYIGGVNAKVLPVPMMNIINGGSHADNSVDLQEFMIMPAGAPTFSEAVRMCAEVYHTLKKILKDKGYSTGIGDEGGFAPNLKSNAEALDVIIEAIGKAGYKAGEEIFIAIDAASSEYYKDGKYVLENEGRTLTSAEMVDFFEEWVDKYPIISIEDGMDEEDWDGWKLLTERLGKKIQLVGDDLFVTNTERLEKGIELGVANSILIKLNQIGTLTETLNAIEMANRAGYTAVVSHRSGETEDTTIADLVVAVNAGQIKTGAPARSERVAKYNQLLRIEEELDDVAEYRGKKAFFNIK from the coding sequence ATGAAAGATTATTTAGAAATCGTAGACGTAGTTGCAAGGCAAATTTTAGACTCAAGGTGTTTTCCTACAGTAGAGGTAGAAGTATATTTAGAAGATGGAACTATGGGAAGAGCAGCAGTACCATCAGGTGCATCAACTGGAATGTATGAAGCTGTAGAACTCCGAGATGGCGATAAAGATAAATTTCTAGGAAAAGGCGTTTTAAATGCAGTTAAGAATGTAAATGATACTATTGCAGAAGAATTAATAGGAACTAATGTATATGAACAAACTTATATTGATAAGATGCTTATTGAATTAGATGGAACTAATAACAAAGAAAAATTAGGCGCTAACGCTATTTTAGGAGTATCATTAGCTGTTGCAAACGCAGCTGCCAATTCGTTGAATATGCCTTTATATAGATACATAGGCGGAGTAAATGCAAAAGTATTACCAGTTCCTATGATGAATATAATAAATGGAGGATCACATGCTGATAACTCTGTAGATTTACAAGAATTTATGATTATGCCAGCTGGAGCACCAACATTTAGTGAAGCTGTAAGAATGTGTGCTGAAGTTTATCACACATTAAAGAAAATTTTAAAGGATAAAGGATATTCAACTGGTATTGGTGATGAAGGTGGATTTGCTCCAAACTTAAAGTCAAATGCAGAAGCACTTGATGTTATAATTGAAGCAATAGGAAAAGCTGGATATAAAGCAGGTGAAGAAATATTTATTGCAATTGATGCAGCTTCATCAGAATATTATAAAGATGGTAAGTATGTATTAGAAAATGAAGGAAGAACATTAACATCTGCTGAGATGGTTGATTTCTTTGAAGAATGGGTTGATAAATATCCAATTATTTCAATAGAAGATGGCATGGATGAGGAAGATTGGGATGGATGGAAACTACTTACTGAAAGACTAGGAAAGAAAATTCAGTTAGTTGGTGATGATTTATTTGTTACTAATACTGAAAGACTTGAAAAGGGTATTGAACTTGGAGTAGCTAACTCGATTCTTATTAAGTTAAATCAAATAGGTACATTAACAGAAACTTTGAATGCTATAGAAATGGCAAATAGAGCTGGATATACAGCAGTTGTTTCTCATAGGTCAGGTGAAACAGAAGATACAACAATAGCTGATTTAGTTGTAGCTGTAAATGCAGGTCAAATAAAGACTGGTGCACCAGCTAGATCTGAAAGAGTTGCAAAATATAATCAATTATTAAGAATAGAAGAAGAATTAGATGATGTAGCTGAATATAGAGGTAAGAAAGCTTTCTTTAACATAAAGTGA
- the secG gene encoding preprotein translocase subunit SecG: MQNILLVFEVLLGLGVIVSIFMQPSKSDALSGLIQGSTQETFFSKNKSRTKEVILVRLTVMFMALFAINSIVLNLVK, from the coding sequence ATGCAAAATATATTATTAGTCTTTGAGGTGTTACTTGGATTAGGTGTTATTGTATCAATTTTTATGCAACCTAGTAAATCTGATGCTTTAAGTGGTTTAATACAAGGAAGTACACAAGAAACATTCTTTTCAAAAAATAAATCAAGAACAAAAGAAGTAATTCTTGTAAGATTAACAGTTATGTTTATGGCACTTTTTGCAATAAATTCGATTGTATTAAATTTAGTAAAATAA
- the rnr gene encoding ribonuclease R, which produces MGIKKTLVNFMKESEYKPMDIEELVAVFNIKRNEYNAFKKTLKVMENEGLIMRTKKNKYMIAESSVEEEGLVIGKLQAHAKGFGFLIPDEEGQKDVFIQSTAMNGAMNGDKISVKVTREDTNTKKREGEVVEVLERNTTNIVGIYQDCQNFGFVVSEDTRLSKDVFISKKDRNGASDGDVVTVKLTKWPDEKRKAEGVITEVLGRKGDRGIDILMIIKKLGLPEEFSDKVLNFAEGISEEIDEKEYKGRRDLRDLKMVTIDGEDAKDLDDAVSIEKLSNGNFKLGVHIADVTNYVKENNPLDKEALKRATSVYLIDRVVPMLPRKLSNGICSLNPKVDRLTLTCFMEIDPKGKIVEHEIVESIIKTNERMTYTDVTKILKDNDEELIKRYDYLYDDFKNMEELCSILRRKRTKRGAIDFEIAEAKITLNDLGKPIEIKPYDREISNRMIEEFMLAANETVAEHMFGTHVPFVYRIHENPNEEKLAKFKEFVYNLGYTVQWTEEIRPKSFQDVLEQVKGKNEETVVSTLLLRSMMQARYAPECTGHFGLAAEYYCHFTSPIRRYPDLQIHRIIKEHLHGEIDEKRINKLKSIVGYAAKQSSEMERKAQDAEREVDDLKKAEYMEDKIGEEFEGVISSVTTFGLFVELPNTIEGLVHITDLDDDYYIFNEANLSLMGERTKKIYKLGAKVKVECVNVDIANREIFFKITQEPKRDEDEEVKIPKNSTEKLKNEIDEVE; this is translated from the coding sequence ATGGGAATTAAGAAAACTTTAGTAAATTTTATGAAAGAATCTGAGTATAAACCAATGGATATTGAAGAATTGGTTGCTGTATTTAATATAAAGAGAAATGAATATAATGCTTTTAAAAAGACTTTAAAAGTGATGGAAAATGAAGGTCTTATTATGAGAACAAAGAAAAATAAATATATGATAGCTGAGAGCAGTGTTGAAGAAGAAGGATTAGTTATAGGAAAACTTCAAGCACATGCAAAGGGATTTGGATTTTTAATTCCAGACGAAGAAGGTCAAAAGGATGTATTTATTCAAAGTACTGCTATGAATGGCGCTATGAATGGAGATAAAATATCTGTTAAAGTAACTAGGGAAGATACAAATACAAAGAAAAGAGAAGGCGAAGTAGTTGAAGTTCTTGAAAGAAATACAACTAATATAGTAGGTATATATCAAGATTGCCAGAACTTCGGATTTGTAGTTTCAGAAGATACTAGATTATCTAAAGATGTGTTTATTTCAAAGAAGGATAGAAATGGTGCGAGTGATGGAGATGTTGTTACAGTAAAATTAACTAAATGGCCAGATGAAAAAAGAAAGGCAGAGGGTGTTATAACGGAAGTTCTAGGGAGAAAAGGCGATAGAGGAATAGATATCTTAATGATTATAAAGAAACTTGGACTTCCTGAAGAATTTAGTGATAAAGTGTTGAATTTCGCTGAGGGTATTTCCGAGGAAATAGATGAAAAAGAATATAAAGGTAGACGAGATTTAAGAGATTTAAAGATGGTTACAATAGATGGAGAAGATGCGAAGGATTTAGATGACGCGGTATCTATTGAAAAATTAAGCAATGGAAACTTTAAACTAGGGGTTCACATTGCGGATGTAACTAATTATGTAAAAGAAAATAACCCTCTAGACAAAGAAGCATTAAAAAGAGCAACTTCGGTTTATTTAATAGATAGAGTGGTTCCAATGTTACCTAGAAAATTATCTAATGGTATATGTTCTTTGAATCCTAAAGTAGATAGATTAACATTAACTTGTTTTATGGAAATAGATCCTAAAGGAAAAATAGTGGAACATGAAATAGTAGAATCTATTATTAAAACTAATGAAAGAATGACATATACAGATGTTACAAAGATTTTAAAGGATAATGATGAGGAATTAATAAAGAGATATGATTATCTTTATGACGACTTTAAGAATATGGAAGAACTTTGTAGTATATTAAGAAGAAAGAGAACAAAAAGAGGTGCTATTGATTTTGAAATAGCAGAAGCAAAAATAACATTAAATGACCTTGGAAAACCAATTGAAATTAAACCTTATGATCGTGAAATATCTAATAGAATGATAGAAGAATTTATGTTAGCTGCTAATGAAACAGTTGCAGAGCATATGTTTGGGACTCATGTACCTTTTGTATATAGAATACATGAGAATCCAAATGAGGAGAAATTGGCTAAGTTTAAAGAATTTGTTTATAATTTAGGATATACAGTTCAATGGACAGAGGAAATACGTCCAAAGAGTTTCCAAGACGTTCTAGAACAAGTTAAAGGAAAAAATGAAGAAACTGTTGTAAGTACATTATTGCTACGTTCTATGATGCAAGCAAGATATGCACCAGAATGTACTGGTCACTTTGGCCTTGCAGCAGAGTATTATTGTCACTTTACTTCTCCAATAAGAAGATATCCAGACTTGCAAATTCATAGAATAATAAAAGAACATTTGCATGGAGAGATAGATGAAAAGAGAATAAATAAATTGAAAAGTATAGTAGGGTATGCAGCTAAGCAATCATCAGAAATGGAAAGAAAAGCGCAAGATGCGGAAAGAGAAGTTGATGATCTTAAAAAAGCTGAATATATGGAAGATAAAATTGGAGAAGAATTTGAAGGAGTTATATCTTCAGTTACAACTTTTGGACTATTTGTTGAATTACCAAATACAATTGAAGGTTTAGTTCATATTACTGATTTAGATGATGATTATTATATATTTAATGAAGCTAACCTTAGTTTAATGGGTGAGAGAACTAAGAAGATTTATAAACTTGGAGCGAAAGTAAAAGTGGAATGTGTAAATGTAGATATAGCAAATAGAGAAATATTCTTTAAAATTACGCAAGAACCTAAAAGAGATGAAGACGAAGAAGTAAAGATACCAAAAAATAGTACAGAAAAATTAAAAAATGAAATAGACGAAGTAGAATAA
- the smpB gene encoding SsrA-binding protein SmpB: MARKKNENSLAENRKARHDYFVEEAMETGLVLVGTEVKSIRKGRVNLKECYADISNGEIFIKGMHISPYEQGNIFNVDPIRERKLLLHKDQIKRLDGLVSQDGYTLIPLSLYLKEGKVKVALGVCKGKKNYDKRDSMLEKDAKRNIDRAMKEKYQ, encoded by the coding sequence ATGGCAAGAAAAAAGAATGAAAATTCCTTAGCAGAAAATAGAAAAGCAAGACATGATTATTTTGTGGAAGAAGCAATGGAAACTGGACTAGTGTTAGTTGGAACCGAAGTTAAATCTATAAGAAAAGGTAGAGTTAATCTTAAAGAGTGTTATGCAGATATTTCAAATGGTGAAATATTTATAAAAGGTATGCATATAAGTCCTTATGAACAAGGCAATATATTTAATGTTGATCCTATAAGAGAAAGAAAATTACTACTTCATAAAGATCAAATAAAAAGACTTGATGGTTTAGTATCTCAAGATGGGTATACTTTAATACCATTATCACTTTATTTAAAAGAAGGCAAGGTTAAAGTTGCACTTGGAGTATGTAAAGGTAAGAAAAACTATGATAAGAGAGATTCTATGCTGGAAAAAGATGCGAAAAGAAATATAGATAGAGCAATGAAAGAGAAATATCAATAG